TGAAGATTATGGTTATGTCACCCTAGAAGCAATGCTATCTGCAAAACCTGTCATTACCTGTACAGATTCAGGAGAACCTGTAGAGTTCGTGCATTCAGGAGAAACTGGTTGGGTAGTAGAACCAACTCCACAAGCACTGGCAGATGCAATGGATAAACTCTGGGTTAATGCTCATCAAGCAGCCCAAATGGGTCAACAAGCTCGTGAAAAATACAAAAGTTTAAATATTGATTGGGTAACTGTTGTACAGAAGTTATTGAAATAAAGATGCAAACACAACTACTTATAAAGAAAAATGATTCATACAATTTAAAAATTAACTGGTTCTCTCCTATACCGCCAGCACCCACAGGCATAGCAGATTACACAATCGGACTGGTAAAAGAGCTTAGTAAGTTTCTAGAAGTAACAATTTGGACAGAACAACAAGTTTACGAGCCAGAAATTACCCATTATGCGATTGTAAAAACTTATGATTTCTCTTGCTTCCCTTGGGCGGAATTGCATGAAGCTGACTTAAATATTTACCACATAGCAAATAATCCAGATTTTCATACAAATATCTGGCAAGTGAGTCAGCAATATCCTGGACTAGTGGTTCTTCATGATGCAAAACTTCATCACTTATTTAGTGGAATATATCGAGATAAATGGCACGACCAAAAAACTTATTTACAATTAATATCTTATTACTATGGTGAGACAGGAAAAAGACTAGCTGATATATTTTTGGATGGACAAATCTCTATTGAGTGGATGTCTGAAAACTTTCCTCTGACAGAATTAGCAGTTGCAGGATCTATAGCAGTTGTTGTTCATAACTCAGAAACAGCACAAAATATACAAAATAAATTACATATACCTGTTCATTATTTGCCACTTTGTTATAACTTCACGTATTTACCTAGCTCTGTTACTGATCGAATTCTTGAACTTCCATATCAATTAATTACTTTTGGGCATTTAGGGTTAAATCGACGTATAGAGCAGGTATTAAAAGCATTACAAACTCTACCCCAACAAAAAGATTTCCATTGGCATATTTATGGTAGTATTTGGGACAAAAAATATTTCCAAAAACAAATCTGCACATTAGGATTACAGAATCACGTTAGTGTTCATGGATTTGTACCAGATCAAGTTTTGCATGAAGCGTTAAGTCAAGCTCATCTGGCAATTAACCTCCGCTATCCATCTATGGGAGAAGCATCAGGATCTCAGCTATGGATTTGGCAACACGCTTTGCCTAGCCTAGTCACAGATATCAGTTGGTATCACTCTTTACCATCTGATACAGTCGCTAAAGTGCGTCTAGAGTGTGAAATTCAAGATATTCAAACTCATTTACAGAACTTTCATACTAACCCCGATGCTTTTATGGCAATGGGTTTAAGAGGAAAAGCATTACTAGAAAAGCAGCACTTGCCATCAACTTATGCAAAACAACTTGTGCAAATTATCTCCACAATGACTGTATCTTATCGGTTATCTTCTAATCCCATTGTGCAAGACTATTTTGTCAAAAAAGTTGGTGAGGAGTTTCCAGAACTTTCCACAAATCTTTGGCTGCATTCAAATGTCGATGGAATTAACCAGGCAATCCGTTTTATTACTTCTTAAATTTTATTTTGATTTCCTTGGTATTCAGTAATTTTAAGAAGTACAGTTCCTCGTGTAGATAAAAGTTTGTTTATTATATGTTTTCTGAAAAAAATATAAAAATTGCAAAGTATTTAGCTATTTTTCTCAACAATATTGATAATATTAACATCCAAAAAGCACTTGATGAATTACAGATTTATAGCTTTCAAGGTATCCGCCAAATTTCAGATGAAGTGTTTGCGAATCATCAATATTTATCAACTTTTATCAATAATGTTCAGAACTATATTCAATCAACTAATTTGATTGAAGAAGACTCAGAAATTGCCTGCGATTTTTTTATTACTTTTTTATACAACATATTTTTAAGTAGAAATCCAGAGAATCAATTTGTTATTCAGCCTTGTGCTGAGATAACTATTAAACAAAAAATATGGGATTTTTTCCACTCACAAGAGTTTTTAGAAAAAACCGCAAAATCCTTAAGAATTGAATACAAATACCCAAATTATAATAAGGAAAATATACTGCTTATAGGTAATTGTCAAGCAGAAGAATTATTTAAAATATTGAGTATCTTTCAAGATAAGTTTAATATTTTTGTTTTATGTGTAAATTATGAATTAAGTCAATCATTTCAAGATACTACTTTCGTAGAAAGTCTGACTCAAAGATATAAATTTATTCTTACTCAAGAACTTTTTGATGAGAAAACATTTGGCAAGCTAATAACAGCCAATCTTCGCAGTCTAGCGCCAGAAAAAGTTATCATTTTACCAAATATTTATTTTCGAGGTCTTCATCCTGACCTAGTTGGTTATAAATTGTATTCATCTCCTTTTATTGATCATCACTCAAGCATTGCTTTCAAGCTTCATTATGATAAAATAACGGCAAAATCTAATGATAATTTATCCAAAAATATTAAGGGATGTATTGATTCGCTAAAAAAAGAGCAGATATTTATGAATTCTTTTTTAGAGTTAATCAAGAGGGATAAGCGATGGGATGTTAAAATATTTGATTTTATTAATAACAATTTACTATTTTTGCCGCTATTACTAACTTTTAGTCATCCTACAAATTTATTAATAACTGAGATTGCTAAAAGAATTATTAACTATTTAGAAATAAATGATAATAAATATTCTTTACCTAGCTCAGAATTTATTGTCACTGATTGGATAAATGCGCCTATTTGGCCTATCTATGATGAAATACAGAAATATTTTAGCTTACAATATAACACTCCCAAAATATTTCAGTGTAAAGGTTTATACAAATATGGTTTAACTATTGAAGAGTTCATTAATCTTAGTATGGATAAATATAGCGAAATTGAAGACGAAGAATTTATTCCTGTATACAATGAACTAGGAATTGCGGAAAATTTTTACTAAAGTAAGTCTGTTAGCACTGTGGTTAAATTCTGGTCACTAATATAGAATTTTACGATCCTAACAAGCAAGCTGATCCTGATTCAACTGCCACTTGACTCATGTATGTTGAAAGCCTAAATAATCAGGCGATCGCTTTTATTTTGAGTACTTATAGCAATTCTATTTGATTTGTGAATATCTAAAGAATAGTAATAAAATATGCTATCCCAACATGAAACAGATATTTTTGCGACATTAATTGAAAATTACAGTATGGCAGGAGAATATCTTTTAGAAGAGTCCAGTTCTGTGATTACTAAAACTAGTCTTAAGGATATTACTTGGGAAAATCTGCGGATAAAAGAAACAGAGATGTATGGTATGAGAATTTTAGGTTTTCCTGATCTCCAAAAAGAGACTTTTGATAATTGGATATCGATTAACAGCCAACCTTCCTTATTAAGTTCATGGATTAACAATCCCAAAGTGAATCTACTGTCTCGCACAGAGTATCACAACCTTTTCAATCAATATGATCATAGATGGTCTATGTTCTATACATTAACTCGTCCAGGTTTTTCGGATGATTTTTCTCAAGCGTTAATTCAGCTGACTGCTTTTTGTCCCATAACACCACAATATGGCAATTTGCTATATATGGAAAGAACTAGCAATAAATGGGAAACTAAATTAGATTATGGGCTATTTAATCAATAGAGATTTAAAAGATTTATGTCTGTTAAAAATCATCTCGCAGAAATATATAACTTCCTCCAAATATCAGATGCAATTGCCACTTCAGGACAACCAACTGCCGAACAATTTACAGCCATCAAAGCAGCAGGCTATCAACTAATAGTTAATCTAGCGTTACCAACATCAAGTAATGCTTTACCTAATGAACAAGAAATTGTCGAATCTCAAGAAATGCAATATGTACACATTCCAGTATTGTGGGAAAATCCGACGCTGGAAGATGTGACAAAGTTTTTTGGTGTAATGGAAACAAATTCAGATAAGAAAATTTTTGTTCACTGCGCTGCTAATATGAGAGTTTCGGCTTTTATGTATCTTTTTCGCCGCATACATCAAGGGTTGAATAATGCAGCAGCCGAACAAGATTTACATAAAATTTGGGTTCCGAATGAAGTATGGCAGAAATTTATCGAAGAAGTATTAAATATCTATCAATAAAAGTCAGAAAAACTAACGTGAGAAATACTCTGTGTCTCTCTGCGTTAACCTTAGCGCACCTCTGCGTTAAAAAACTTATTTCTGATTCACATTTGGCATCAAAACCCCATGTTTGGGACTAAATAACAATGCCAAAAGAAATAATCCTGATACTACCAAAACAATCGCCGGGCCAGAAGGCAAATTATAAAAGTAGCTGAGATACATCCCACTAATACTGGAAAATACACCAATTATTGCACCAATAATCATCACTTCGTGTAAGCGTTTGACCAATAAATATGCAGTTGCACCGGGGGTAATTAACAGCGATAGGACTAAAATTACACCGACAGCTTTCATACTGGCAACAATTGTTAAAGCAATCAGCAACATTAAACCAAAGTTTAGCCGATTGACTGGTAAACCTGCGGCTTGAGCGCCTAAAGGGTCAAAGGTGTAAAATAAAAGTTCTTTGTATATTAAAATAACTACTACTAAAACAATCGTGGCAATGATGGCTGTATCTCGCACTTCGTCAACGGTAACACCGAGAATATTGCCAAAAAGAAAGTGATTCAGATCGATTTTATTATCTTTTTGAACCACTGTAATTAAAGTGATCCCAAGGGCGAAGAATGCAGAAAAAACTATACCCATTGCTGCATCTTCTTTGATTGGCGATCGCGTCCTAATCCAGGCGATCGCCATTGTACTTAAAACCCCGGCGATAAATGCGCCAACAAAGATATTTGCGCCTATCATGAAGGCGATCGCTAATCCTGGTAAAACAGAATGACTGATAGCATCACCCAGCAGTGCGAGTCGTTGCACCATTAAGTAACTACCCACAACTGCACACAACAAACCAACTAAAATTGCAATGATGAGCGATCGCTGCATAAAGCCATATTGTAATGGCTCAATTAGTGCTTCTAGCATAGATATTGATTTACATGAACCGCCAAGAGTTATTAAGCTGCGTCGGAGAAGTAGATAACTTTACCGCCGTAAGCCAGATGTAGGTTTTGTTCTGTGAGGACTTGTTGTCTGGAACCTGTGGCGACTAATTCGCGGTTGAGTAAAATCAAGTCATCAAAGTGGGTGATGGATTCGCCTAAGTCGTGGTTGACGACTAGGACGATTTTGTTTTCGGCGGCGAGTTCTTGGAAGACTTCAAAAATTACCGCTTGGGTTTTTTGATCAATCCCTACCAATGGTTCATCAAAACAGAAGATGTCTGCTTGTTGTGTCAAGGCGCGAGCTAAAAAGACTCGTTGTTGTTGTCCTCCTGATAATTGTCCGATGGGGCGATCGCGAAATTCACTCATCCCCACTCTTTCTAAGGCGCTGTTGGCAATTTGGCGACTAACTCCCGAAAAGCTACGCAACCAACCTGTTTTCTTCACCCGTCCCATCATCACGACATCCCAAACTGTGGCGGGATAAGTCCAATCAATTTGGCTACGTTGAGGTACATAAGCAACTTTTGACCTCTGCTGCATCAAGGGTTGGTTTTGGTACTTCACCACACCACTACTAACAGGAACCAAGCCCAACATTCCCTTCATCAGCGTACTTTTACCAGCACCATTCGGGCCAAAAATCCCTGTCAATCTTCCTGGTTTGATCACACAGTTAATATCCCTCAAGGCTTCTTGAGTCCGGTAATGTACTCCCAAGTGGGCAATAGAAATTGCATCTGTGGAATTCATATCAATAGCTTTGATATACGATGCAGAACGTTCACCAATTTTCCGGGTATGTCCCAAGTTGGCGTAAAAAGAAACGTTTTCCATAAGGGTATTTTCATATTTATTACTTGAGCTTACTACAAAAATGAGAAAAATATGAAAAAATCTATAATAAGCAGTAATGTTACAGATAAATGAGTGTAATACCTGAGATAGAGGGCGTTCTCGTCCAACAAAAGTCCACCATCCCTAGAAGGAAACCAGAAATTTTTAGCTTGATTTTTGGGCTGTGTGTGGGAATGCTTTTACCATTGACTATGTTTAGTTGTAGTCAAAACAGCACCAACTCCACAACTGCCAAAGGTAGTGAGAAACCGTCGGTTGTAGCCACTAGCACCATCATTGCAGACTTAACCCAAGAGGTTGGCGGCGACGAAATTCAACTCAAGGGAATACTCCAACCTGGTGCTGATCCTCATGTTTATGAACCAGTTCCTGCAGATAGTCGGTTTTTGGAAAAAGCTGACTTGATTTTGTATAACGGTTACAACTTAGAACCAGGTCTAATTAAGTTAATGAATGCGGCGGGAAAAGGACGTAAAGTCGCCGTAGGTGAAATAGTAAAACCTTTGGAATTAGATAAAGGTAAAGGTGAAATCGTACCAGATCCCCACGTTTGGGGAAGTGCGGAAAATGCAGCCGCAATGGTAAACGTAATTCGAGATGCTTTGATAGAGTTATCGCCAGCCGATAAAGAAAAGTTTACGCAAAATGCTGCACAACTAACTGCTGAATTAAAACAACTGCATATATGGATAAATCAACAAATTCAAACTATTCCGCCAGATAAACGCCGACTCATTACCACCCATGATGCTTTTCAATATTATGGACATGCTTACAAAATTGCGATCGCCGGTACTTTAATTGGCATCAGCACCGAAGAACAGCCCAGCGCCCAAACTGTCCAAAGATTGGTAGAATCAGTGAAAAAAACAGGTGTCCCCGCAATTTTTGCCGAAACTACAATTAATCCCACCTTAATTAAAACTGTAGCTCAAGAAGCTGGTGTAAAACTAGCACCACATCAACTCTACTCTGATTCAATTGGCGCAAAAGGTAGTGATGGTGAAACATACATCAAAATGATGGAGGCAAATACACGCGCCATTGTTGAAGCTTTGGGCGGTAAATATACACCATTTCAACTGATAAAGACAACTGCAACTAAACAACAGCAACCTGTCGATAAGTAGTAGTGAGAAATTATTGGGCTATTTCTGAAGAAAGAGGTAAAATTTTATCTATCAAAGCTAATATATAACTCCAGATATGTAACTTTTAATTTCATCAGAAACTCTCTCTGAGGAAAGAATTAATCATGGCTGCAATTTTATAAATTAAGTTAGTAAATACATAGTTTTAATTTGTGAAATAGCCATGACTAAAGAACTAGAAAATCAAAATAATCAACCAGAAAATAACCAAGCAGAAATTGAACAGCCTGTTAGCAAAGATTGGCATTCTCGCGAAGAACCAACAGCTAAAGAAAGAAACTTAACAGCAAATCCAGGAGACAGAATCTCAGATAAACCTGAATCTGTTGAAGAAAAAGCAAAACAAGTTGCTGTTGATTCACCAGATATTACGGGCGACCATATTACAGTTCCCACATACTTTGTTGTGGAAGAACCCGATGGTGAGAAAAAAGCACTGCACCATGTTAAGGATGCGGAAGAAATTTCTGATGTAATTCGTCAAGCCAGAGTTGACGAAAACGGTAATCGGATTTGGTGGTAATAGTTGACTCTGTTAATGTTAACTAGATAGAGACTAAAAATGAGGCTTAGATCCCCGACTTCTTTAAGAAGTCGGGGATCTTGTTGTTTACAAATGATTTAGGACTGCTATAGTTTTACACTGCATGAGAATCTGGTTGTTTGCGCCATTGGCGTTTTTTCATAAAGCTTTGCCAACTTTCCATGTATGTATAAAACACAGGTGTTAAATACAATGTGAGAAATTGGGAAAACAGCAATCCCCCAACCACGGCTAAACCAAGGGGACGGCGTGTATCTCCGCCTGCACCCAAGCCCAGGGCGATGGGTAAAGTTCCCATCAAAGCGGCCATTGTGGTCATCATAATGGGGCGAAACCTGACGACACAAGCCTCATAGATAGCATCGTATGGAGTTTTACCGCTTTGTCGGGCTTCTATGGCAAAGTCAACCATCATAATGCCGTTTTTCTTCACAATTCCAATCAGCAGGATGATGCCAACAAAGGCGTAAATATTCAAATCAACTTGGAATAACAACAAGGTTAACAACGCCCCAAATCCAGCGGAAGGCAAACTAGAAAGAATTGTCAAAGGGTGAATAAAGTTCTCATAGAGAATTCCCAACACAATATAAATTACTAAAACCGCCACCAATAGCAATAATCCCAACCCTTGTAAGGAAGACTGGAATGCTTGTGCAGAACCTTGGAAACCTGTAGTGATACTGGCGGGTAATGTTTGACGGGCAATTTGTTCAATTTTCTCTGTGACGCTACCAAGAGATACACCGGGTTTGAGGTTAAAAGAAATAGTTACAGAAGCTAACTGTCCTGAGTGGTTGATAGTTAAAGGCCCCACACCTTTAGAGATGCTGGCTACTGCATTTAATGGCACTAGCTGTCCAGTCGGGGAGTGAATTGACAGCAATTCTAAAGCACTGGGGTCTCCCTGATATTTGGGTTCGACTCCCATAATTACTTGATATTGACTATCTGAAGCGTAGATTGTGGAAACTTGTCGTGTACCGTAGGCATTACTCAGGGCTGTTTCGATTTGTTCGGCTGTTAGCCCCATAGATGCAGCTTGATCACGGTTGATGTCAACTTGCACTTGGGGATTTTTGATTTGTAGGTCACTATTGACATCTTGTAAATCAGGTAGCCCCCGGAGTTTTTCTTCTAAAGTTGGCGCATATTGATATAACTCTTGAATATTCGGACTTTGTAATGAGAATTGATATTGGGCTTTGCTTTGTTGTCCGCCAATATTAATCGCCGGTGGGTTTTGTAAGAAAACCTTCATTCCAGGAATACGTGATAGTTTTGGGCGCAGTTCTTGGACAATTTCATCAGCACTCAATTTACGTTCTTCGCGGGGTTTGAGACTAATAAATAAGCGCCCAGTATTACTAGAAGAATTTGCCCCCCCTGCGCCGACGCTAGAGTTAATCGCCGCAATGTTGGGGTCACGATCTGCGATCGCCGCTACTGCCTGTTGATGTTTTACCATCTCATCAAAGGAGATATCTTCGGCGGCTTGGGTGGATGCGGTGATTTGTCCCACATCCGCAGTCGGAATAAAGCCTTTCGGCACAACCATAAATAAATAAACTGTGGCAACAACAATTGCTCCAGAGATAAACATTGTCGTGCGATGATATTTGAGCGATCGCTTTAAACTCCACTCATAGCCACCCAAGATGACATCGAAAAATTTTTCGGAAGTATTATAAAGTCCCCGGTTAAATCTTTGGATTTTACCTTTTAAACCTTTTCTCACTGGTTCTCCTTCATCTGCTTGCTGGTGATGAGGTGGAAGCAAGAAGCGAGAACACAGCATTGGGGTTAAACTCAGAGAAATTATTCCCGATACCAAAATCGCCACGCTGATAGTCACAGCAAACTCGCGGAACAATCGCCCCAAAATTCCGCCCATAAACAGTACCGGAATAAACACGGCGACTAAAGAAATAGTCATGGACAAAATTGTAAAGCCAATTTCCCGTGAGCCATTCAACGCAGCTTCTAAACGATTTTCACCCATCTCCATGTGACGGACGATATTTTCTAGCATCACTACCGCATCATCCACCACGAAACCGACGGAAAGAGTCAACGCCATTAGTGAAAGGTTATCGAGGGAGAAGCCCAGCAGTAACATCACGCCAAAGGTGGCAACTAAAGATAGCGGTACTGCCAAACTGGGAATAATCGTTGCTCGTAGGTTGCGAAGAAATAGGAAAATTACTAACACAACCAAACCAATAGTCAGTAACAGCGTAAACTGTACATCATCAACCGACTCGCGGATGGCTTGGGAGCGATCGTAGAGAATTTCCATATTCACGGCTGCGGGGATTTGTTCGCGGAATTTCGGCAGCAGTTTTTTAATCGCTTCCACGACTTCGACAGTATTAGTTCCTGGTTGCTTTTGAATTGCTAAAACAATTGCCCTTACACCAGAATTAGATGTTTTGTTCCGCTTTTCTGTCTTGGTAAAATACCAACTCGCAACTTT
This window of the Nostoc sp. HK-01 genome carries:
- a CDS encoding putative glycosyl transferase encodes the protein MQTQLLIKKNDSYNLKINWFSPIPPAPTGIADYTIGLVKELSKFLEVTIWTEQQVYEPEITHYAIVKTYDFSCFPWAELHEADLNIYHIANNPDFHTNIWQVSQQYPGLVVLHDAKLHHLFSGIYRDKWHDQKTYLQLISYYYGETGKRLADIFLDGQISIEWMSENFPLTELAVAGSIAVVVHNSETAQNIQNKLHIPVHYLPLCYNFTYLPSSVTDRILELPYQLITFGHLGLNRRIEQVLKALQTLPQQKDFHWHIYGSIWDKKYFQKQICTLGLQNHVSVHGFVPDQVLHEALSQAHLAINLRYPSMGEASGSQLWIWQHALPSLVTDISWYHSLPSDTVAKVRLECEIQDIQTHLQNFHTNPDAFMAMGLRGKALLEKQHLPSTYAKQLVQIISTMTVSYRLSSNPIVQDYFVKKVGEEFPELSTNLWLHSNVDGINQAIRFITS
- a CDS encoding ABC transporter permease protein; this translates as MLEALIEPLQYGFMQRSLIIAILVGLLCAVVGSYLMVQRLALLGDAISHSVLPGLAIAFMIGANIFVGAFIAGVLSTMAIAWIRTRSPIKEDAAMGIVFSAFFALGITLITVVQKDNKIDLNHFLFGNILGVTVDEVRDTAIIATIVLVVVILIYKELLFYTFDPLGAQAAGLPVNRLNFGLMLLIALTIVASMKAVGVILVLSLLITPGATAYLLVKRLHEVMIIGAIIGVFSSISGMYLSYFYNLPSGPAIVLVVSGLFLLALLFSPKHGVLMPNVNQK
- a CDS encoding ABC transporter ATP-binding protein is translated as MENVSFYANLGHTRKIGERSASYIKAIDMNSTDAISIAHLGVHYRTQEALRDINCVIKPGRLTGIFGPNGAGKSTLMKGMLGLVPVSSGVVKYQNQPLMQQRSKVAYVPQRSQIDWTYPATVWDVVMMGRVKKTGWLRSFSGVSRQIANSALERVGMSEFRDRPIGQLSGGQQQRVFLARALTQQADIFCFDEPLVGIDQKTQAVIFEVFQELAAENKIVLVVNHDLGESITHFDDLILLNRELVATGSRQQVLTEQNLHLAYGGKVIYFSDAA
- a CDS encoding periplasmic solute binding protein; this encodes MSVIPEIEGVLVQQKSTIPRRKPEIFSLIFGLCVGMLLPLTMFSCSQNSTNSTTAKGSEKPSVVATSTIIADLTQEVGGDEIQLKGILQPGADPHVYEPVPADSRFLEKADLILYNGYNLEPGLIKLMNAAGKGRKVAVGEIVKPLELDKGKGEIVPDPHVWGSAENAAAMVNVIRDALIELSPADKEKFTQNAAQLTAELKQLHIWINQQIQTIPPDKRRLITTHDAFQYYGHAYKIAIAGTLIGISTEEQPSAQTVQRLVESVKKTGVPAIFAETTINPTLIKTVAQEAGVKLAPHQLYSDSIGAKGSDGETYIKMMEANTRAIVEALGGKYTPFQLIKTTATKQQQPVDK
- a CDS encoding acriflavin resistance protein — protein: MNISELFIRRPIMTTLVMVGVLIFGLMSYRMLPVSDLPNVDFPTIQVSANLPGANPETMAASVATPLEAQFSSIAGLSSMNSTSSLGSSQVTLQFDLSRDIDGAAQDVQAAIAKATRQLPADMPSPPSYRKVNPADQPILYISLNSAVLPLSTVDKYAETQLAQRLSMVNGVAQVQVYGSQKYAVRVLLDPESLSAKGIGVDEVADAISKGNANIPTGTLYGQEQNYTIQANGQLNDAAAYRSLIVSYQGGAPVQLGEIAQVLDSVENDKVASWYFTKTEKRNKTSNSGVRAIVLAIQKQPGTNTVEVVEAIKKLLPKFREQIPAAVNMEILYDRSQAIRESVDDVQFTLLLTIGLVVLVIFLFLRNLRATIIPSLAVPLSLVATFGVMLLLGFSLDNLSLMALTLSVGFVVDDAVVMLENIVRHMEMGENRLEAALNGSREIGFTILSMTISLVAVFIPVLFMGGILGRLFREFAVTISVAILVSGIISLSLTPMLCSRFLLPPHHQQADEGEPVRKGLKGKIQRFNRGLYNTSEKFFDVILGGYEWSLKRSLKYHRTTMFISGAIVVATVYLFMVVPKGFIPTADVGQITASTQAAEDISFDEMVKHQQAVAAIADRDPNIAAINSSVGAGGANSSSNTGRLFISLKPREERKLSADEIVQELRPKLSRIPGMKVFLQNPPAINIGGQQSKAQYQFSLQSPNIQELYQYAPTLEEKLRGLPDLQDVNSDLQIKNPQVQVDINRDQAASMGLTAEQIETALSNAYGTRQVSTIYASDSQYQVIMGVEPKYQGDPSALELLSIHSPTGQLVPLNAVASISKGVGPLTINHSGQLASVTISFNLKPGVSLGSVTEKIEQIARQTLPASITTGFQGSAQAFQSSLQGLGLLLLVAVLVIYIVLGILYENFIHPLTILSSLPSAGFGALLTLLLFQVDLNIYAFVGIILLIGIVKKNGIMMVDFAIEARQSGKTPYDAIYEACVVRFRPIMMTTMAALMGTLPIALGLGAGGDTRRPLGLAVVGGLLFSQFLTLYLTPVFYTYMESWQSFMKKRQWRKQPDSHAV